The Stratiformator vulcanicus genome has a segment encoding these proteins:
- the hflX gene encoding GTPase HflX has protein sequence MGDPKRDQLQVKQKRAVLAAVITPDDPLSKEHALDELKGLVETAGVMVVGELIQNRQNPHPAHCLGTGKLEELAELAKATDAELIIFDNNLSPAQGRNLEEQTGTVIVDRSEVILDIFASNARTYEAKLQVELAQLLYFRPRLKRLWTHLERIEGGVGAGRGPGEKQLETDRRLLDRRVAELKRKLGEVEGRRRRAVDARDENPTVSLVGYTNAGKSTLMNALTGADVYVANKLFATLDTRTRKWSVPNWGELLLSDTVGFVRNLPHHLVASFRSTLEEARQADLLLHVVDASNPEAEEQIRTVYEVLEEIGVETDSVQLVFNKIDKAEAEGPSTLDILRREFPDAVSVSAATGRGIERLTELVTIRLGDGYVDAVIDTSAGNGKLLAFLAAHGVIQNRDYVDSRVRVEVRLPRTTADRIFADESLVDEDTKFELLSAKSGESLGDPLQPATHAASG, from the coding sequence TTGGGCGATCCGAAACGCGACCAGTTACAAGTCAAACAAAAGCGGGCGGTGCTCGCGGCGGTGATCACTCCCGACGATCCGCTCTCCAAAGAACACGCATTGGATGAACTGAAGGGGCTGGTTGAAACCGCGGGCGTGATGGTCGTCGGCGAGTTGATCCAGAACCGGCAGAATCCGCATCCCGCGCACTGCCTCGGCACCGGCAAGCTCGAAGAGCTGGCCGAACTGGCCAAGGCGACCGACGCCGAGCTGATCATCTTCGACAACAATCTCTCGCCCGCTCAGGGGCGAAATCTTGAAGAGCAGACCGGCACGGTCATCGTCGATCGCAGCGAGGTCATTCTCGACATCTTCGCTTCGAACGCCCGGACGTACGAAGCGAAGTTGCAGGTGGAACTGGCGCAATTGCTCTACTTCCGCCCGCGGCTAAAACGGCTGTGGACGCACTTGGAACGAATCGAAGGTGGTGTGGGAGCCGGGCGCGGTCCCGGTGAAAAGCAGCTCGAGACCGACCGCCGCTTGCTCGATCGACGGGTCGCGGAATTAAAGCGAAAGCTCGGCGAAGTCGAGGGGCGTCGCCGCCGTGCGGTCGATGCCCGCGATGAGAATCCGACGGTTTCGCTCGTCGGCTACACCAACGCCGGCAAGAGCACCTTGATGAACGCCCTCACGGGGGCCGATGTCTATGTGGCGAACAAGCTCTTCGCGACACTCGATACCCGGACGCGGAAGTGGTCGGTCCCGAACTGGGGCGAGTTGCTGCTGTCCGACACGGTCGGGTTCGTTCGCAATCTGCCGCACCACTTGGTGGCGTCGTTCCGCTCAACGCTCGAAGAGGCCCGGCAGGCCGATCTGCTGCTGCACGTCGTCGATGCGAGTAATCCGGAAGCCGAGGAACAGATTCGGACGGTCTACGAGGTGCTCGAAGAGATCGGCGTTGAGACCGACAGCGTGCAGCTCGTCTTCAACAAGATCGACAAGGCGGAAGCCGAAGGGCCGTCCACGCTCGATATCTTAAGGCGTGAGTTTCCCGATGCGGTCTCCGTCAGCGCCGCTACCGGTCGCGGGATCGAACGCCTGACGGAACTCGTCACCATACGGTTGGGTGACGGCTATGTCGACGCGGTGATCGATACCTCCGCGGGCAACGGCAAGCTGCTCGCCTTCCTCGCGGCACACGGCGTGATTCAGAATCGGGACTACGTCGATTCACGTGTCCGCGTTGAAGTTCGCCTGCCGCGGACGACGGCCGACCGCATCTTCGCGGATGAGTCGTTAGTGGATGAGGACACGAAGTTCGAACTCCTTTCGGCAAAGTCGGGAGAATCGCTGGGCGACCCGCTCCAACCCGCAACGCACGCGGCTTCAGGGTGA
- a CDS encoding ChbG/HpnK family deacetylase, translating into MNSKPVTGEYARERQVPRREALGTLAAVAAGAMTVSPRSLFAAETDKPVRLITRADDLGGMRSLNHAVIECVDPGIVRNASVMATTPYTAEAAKTFAAREDICFGLHSVLTSEWDDVRWGPVAPKKHVPSLLQEDGTLHQFHAGLKGVNADEALIELDAQLARIKKLGFKPKYVDSHMGAVTHVPELPEKFAAWCAANDLFDYRDASITKPPGVHGYGSVKNRRKPDDFPDVVLSAIKKCTPGEIYLLNGHPAYNDAETQKLGHDGYADGAVANNLNLERLVFTDPRIIELCESDAVELVRYDEL; encoded by the coding sequence ATGAATTCGAAGCCGGTTACCGGAGAATACGCACGCGAACGGCAGGTGCCTCGCCGCGAAGCTTTAGGCACTTTAGCGGCCGTTGCCGCAGGGGCGATGACGGTTTCGCCCCGCTCGCTCTTTGCAGCCGAGACCGACAAGCCGGTTCGACTCATCACTCGTGCCGACGATCTTGGCGGGATGCGGAGCCTTAATCACGCGGTGATTGAGTGCGTCGATCCCGGGATTGTGCGAAACGCTTCGGTCATGGCAACGACGCCTTACACTGCCGAGGCCGCTAAGACGTTTGCCGCTCGTGAAGACATCTGCTTCGGGCTGCATTCGGTGCTGACATCGGAATGGGACGACGTGCGGTGGGGACCGGTCGCCCCGAAAAAGCATGTGCCTTCGCTGCTTCAGGAAGACGGCACGCTGCATCAGTTTCATGCCGGACTGAAGGGCGTCAATGCCGATGAAGCCCTGATCGAGCTTGATGCTCAGCTCGCGAGAATTAAGAAGTTGGGCTTTAAGCCGAAGTATGTCGACTCGCATATGGGGGCGGTCACACACGTTCCGGAATTGCCGGAGAAGTTTGCCGCGTGGTGTGCTGCCAACGATCTGTTTGACTATCGCGATGCGAGCATTACCAAACCCCCCGGCGTACATGGATACGGCAGTGTTAAAAATCGTCGCAAGCCGGATGACTTCCCCGATGTCGTGCTCAGCGCAATTAAGAAATGCACTCCGGGGGAAATTTACCTTCTTAATGGACATCCCGCCTACAACGATGCCGAAACCCAAAAGCTGGGCCACGACGGCTACGCTGACGGAGCCGTGGCAAACAATTTGAACCTCGAGCGATTGGTCTTCACGGATCCTCGCATTATCGAATTGTGCGAGAGCGATGCCGTGGAACTGGTGCGCTACGACGAACTGTAA
- a CDS encoding M14 family zinc carboxypeptidase, with product MPRATEEPAKDEKAKRPSRAQLAKLRAARKTAQEKAKQQTNRRMLIAASAVLTLLFIVGLSYWPSSSSNTPAYPGVPTPTAGPVQPANSQPSIVDLSSSGQAGNHILSPGTDISQAGGFNSFLNQPGTTTLVSTVGSANAAPEVAPVPDDPLLTVSDSTGVRLSLNVEGAARFYDIKAVGPRHFRVTFPPEGPNEYFSWFIARVENAAGQQVQIDIKGVRRHWRSQTPVVCSDDDPSALKNFESRPVSNPRKPVEAAHGPLLPDTSGEQWHFVDEVTNDGKTHKRGRITLHVKHTYKSDSSLIAIRPPYTPSYHENYLASIESDPYVTVHRVGKSELGRPLSVIQVGGLTETARKENPCLFLYAREHADEQDGSWTVQGAIDWLRKGETAEARRLRDEITLLAIPLLDPDGAALGMHDRIMTTFSYITTVPEVTQERTEAVHYTQFLTNWVNAENRLDIVHTYHNPGAAGWHFQCAMIEPDKERAAMLNSLNNAVTRDVESSGYRVDTRPVKKFYAHMRLCKWCRHYGSMNYGYEVNARSTKRHLNLGELRQLGTVILSESARQLHGPRGNSLITDIDALRLQRARRWLMHYGDFDAPDDYTRLKAEDVLSVKSLPEWTEDRELLGRLNDALNRYPQYR from the coding sequence GTGCCCCGTGCAACGGAGGAGCCCGCGAAAGATGAAAAAGCAAAGCGGCCTTCAAGAGCTCAGCTTGCGAAATTAAGAGCCGCCCGAAAAACGGCGCAGGAGAAGGCGAAGCAGCAGACCAATCGCCGTATGCTGATTGCTGCCAGCGCGGTCTTAACTCTGCTATTCATCGTTGGACTTTCCTATTGGCCCAGCAGTTCCTCCAACACCCCCGCCTACCCCGGCGTTCCGACGCCGACAGCAGGCCCCGTCCAGCCGGCCAATTCACAGCCGAGCATCGTTGACTTGAGTTCGTCCGGACAGGCGGGCAATCACATTTTAAGTCCCGGTACCGATATATCGCAGGCGGGCGGATTTAACAGCTTTCTGAATCAGCCCGGAACAACAACGCTTGTTTCCACTGTCGGGAGTGCGAACGCGGCACCGGAAGTCGCCCCGGTACCGGATGACCCTTTGCTGACCGTGAGTGATTCGACCGGGGTCCGTCTCTCGCTGAACGTCGAAGGAGCCGCCCGCTTTTATGACATTAAGGCGGTCGGCCCGCGGCACTTTCGGGTCACCTTCCCGCCTGAAGGCCCGAACGAGTATTTCTCGTGGTTCATTGCCCGCGTCGAAAACGCCGCCGGTCAGCAGGTGCAGATCGACATTAAAGGCGTGCGTCGCCACTGGCGTTCGCAGACGCCGGTCGTCTGCTCCGATGATGATCCGTCGGCGCTTAAGAACTTCGAATCCCGGCCGGTCTCCAATCCACGCAAGCCGGTCGAGGCCGCGCACGGGCCGCTCCTGCCCGACACCTCGGGCGAACAATGGCACTTCGTGGACGAAGTCACCAACGACGGCAAGACCCACAAGCGCGGTCGCATCACGCTGCACGTAAAGCACACCTATAAGAGCGATTCGTCCTTAATTGCGATCCGGCCTCCTTACACGCCGAGCTATCACGAGAATTACCTCGCCTCGATCGAGTCTGATCCTTACGTCACCGTCCATCGCGTCGGCAAGTCGGAACTGGGCCGGCCCCTCTCGGTCATTCAGGTCGGCGGCTTAACCGAGACGGCCCGCAAAGAGAACCCCTGCCTCTTCCTCTACGCCCGCGAACACGCCGACGAACAGGACGGCAGCTGGACCGTGCAGGGAGCCATCGACTGGTTAAGAAAAGGCGAAACCGCCGAAGCCCGCCGCCTCCGCGACGAAATCACCCTCCTCGCCATCCCGCTGCTCGACCCTGACGGTGCAGCGCTCGGCATGCACGACCGGATCATGACCACGTTCTCTTACATAACCACGGTGCCGGAAGTGACGCAGGAACGGACCGAGGCGGTCCACTATACGCAGTTCTTAACGAACTGGGTGAACGCCGAGAATCGATTAGATATCGTCCACACCTATCACAACCCCGGCGCCGCAGGCTGGCACTTTCAATGTGCGATGATAGAGCCTGACAAAGAGCGCGCGGCCATGCTCAACAGTCTCAACAACGCGGTCACCCGCGATGTCGAGTCGAGCGGTTACCGCGTCGATACCCGACCGGTCAAGAAATTCTATGCCCACATGCGTTTGTGCAAATGGTGCCGCCATTACGGCTCGATGAATTACGGTTATGAAGTCAACGCGCGTTCGACGAAACGGCATTTGAATCTCGGGGAATTAAGACAACTCGGCACAGTCATTCTTTCAGAGAGTGCCCGGCAACTTCACGGACCACGGGGGAATTCGCTCATCACCGACATCGATGCCCTGCGTCTTCAGCGGGCGAGGCGATGGTTAATGCACTACGGCGACTTCGACGCACCCGACGACTACACGCGCCTAAAAGCCGAAGACGTACTCTCCGTCAAATCGCTGCCGGAATGGACGGAAGACCGCGAACTGCTCGGCCGACTCAATGACGCCTTAAACCGCTATCCCCAGTATCGTTAA
- a CDS encoding Uma2 family endonuclease: protein MSTSRSIDDVIHHPRPGEPAYFIAEFWPDQGRWSEEAYFRLPKQQGVELVDGRLEMLAVPTTTHQRLMKWVFRLLMISVDDRGLGETFPAGLRVRIRAGNVREPDVVVVLNRRPGADENRALNHADLAVEVVSPSDPDRDWVEKHRDYAEAGISEYWIVDPRDRTLTIFSLDEAGVYQQAGRCASGQTARSTLLPDVTVVIDELFACVGE, encoded by the coding sequence ATGTCGACATCCCGCAGCATTGACGACGTGATCCATCACCCGCGACCGGGTGAGCCGGCGTACTTCATCGCGGAGTTCTGGCCCGATCAAGGCCGGTGGAGCGAAGAGGCTTATTTTCGGCTCCCCAAGCAGCAGGGCGTGGAACTTGTTGACGGTCGATTGGAGATGCTTGCTGTGCCGACAACTACTCATCAGCGGCTCATGAAATGGGTGTTTCGACTCTTGATGATCAGCGTCGATGATCGCGGCTTGGGCGAAACGTTTCCGGCTGGGTTGCGGGTTCGAATCCGAGCTGGAAATGTCCGCGAGCCCGATGTCGTTGTTGTTCTAAATCGCCGACCGGGAGCCGACGAAAATCGAGCTCTCAATCACGCCGACCTCGCTGTTGAAGTCGTCAGTCCCAGTGATCCCGATCGCGATTGGGTTGAAAAGCACCGCGATTATGCGGAGGCCGGCATCAGCGAATATTGGATCGTCGACCCACGCGACCGCACGTTGACGATCTTCTCACTCGACGAGGCCGGCGTTTATCAACAGGCGGGTCGCTGCGCAAGCGGGCAGACCGCGCGATCAACCTTGCTGCCTGACGTGACCGTAGTCATCGATGAGCTTTTTGCCTGCGTGGGCGAGTGA
- the flhF gene encoding flagellar biosynthesis protein FlhF: MPDIRSFRAASMQDALDRVKREMGSDAVILNTREVPARKRLLSFSQPKAEVEITAGLGITTKAAARRTPPRRRPAPAMTIQERKAVDIVREIATQNYDSPLTDGRWSETEEKASPETTSPVRPQRSAAPAVDQTDALANRLDIIQRALERIERERRFGEDDQLDETQTEVYEDLIQSGVDHTDARRLVTTARSNPNISLREAIHHRLGAEIRCGGSIEPVRGQRKVVALVGPTGVGKTTTIAKLAADLKMRGDVSMGLVTVDTYRVAAVEQLKTYAEIIDLPMRVVADRSEMRDALEDLADVDLIFIDTAGRSPRDARQIDELRDLLNAADVDEVHLVVSVAASRRALLNAVDQFRRVGVTHLVASKLDEADGAGGIVTLCRHSGLPLSYFTTGQNVPDDFETATSDAAANAILPLTPNA; encoded by the coding sequence ATGCCCGATATTCGCAGCTTTCGAGCCGCATCAATGCAGGACGCACTCGACCGCGTGAAACGCGAGATGGGCTCCGATGCGGTCATTCTCAACACGCGTGAGGTCCCGGCCCGCAAGCGGCTGCTGTCGTTTTCTCAACCGAAGGCGGAAGTCGAAATTACGGCGGGACTCGGCATCACCACGAAAGCGGCAGCCCGGCGCACACCGCCCCGCCGTCGGCCCGCGCCCGCAATGACAATTCAGGAGCGCAAAGCCGTCGATATCGTCCGCGAAATCGCCACGCAGAACTATGACTCACCCCTGACGGACGGCCGATGGAGCGAGACCGAAGAAAAGGCTTCGCCAGAGACGACGAGTCCCGTTCGCCCCCAACGATCAGCCGCGCCCGCCGTCGATCAGACCGACGCATTGGCGAACCGGCTCGACATCATCCAGCGAGCGTTGGAGCGAATTGAGCGAGAACGCCGTTTTGGTGAGGACGATCAACTCGACGAGACGCAGACGGAAGTCTACGAGGACTTAATTCAAAGCGGCGTCGATCATACGGACGCTCGCCGACTCGTCACGACCGCCCGGTCCAATCCGAACATTTCGCTCCGAGAGGCCATCCATCATCGTCTTGGTGCGGAGATCCGCTGCGGCGGTTCGATCGAGCCCGTGCGGGGTCAACGCAAAGTTGTCGCGCTCGTCGGCCCGACCGGGGTTGGCAAAACGACGACCATCGCGAAGCTCGCCGCCGACCTGAAAATGCGGGGCGATGTCTCAATGGGTCTGGTCACCGTCGACACGTATCGGGTGGCCGCAGTCGAACAACTGAAGACCTACGCCGAAATTATTGACCTGCCAATGCGAGTCGTCGCCGATCGCAGCGAGATGCGTGACGCGCTGGAAGACCTCGCCGACGTCGACTTAATATTCATCGACACAGCCGGTCGCAGTCCACGAGATGCCCGACAGATTGATGAACTGCGCGACCTGCTTAATGCCGCCGATGTCGACGAAGTGCATCTGGTCGTCAGTGTCGCCGCAAGCCGCCGGGCGCTTTTAAACGCCGTGGACCAATTTCGCCGCGTTGGCGTGACTCACCTGGTCGCCAGCAAATTGGACGAAGCCGACGGCGCGGGCGGAATTGTCACGCTCTGCCGACACTCCGGTCTGCCGCTCAGCTACTTCACGACGGGACAAAACGTTCCCGATGATTTCGAAACCGCGACCAGCGACGCCGCAGCCAACGCCATTCTCCCCCTGACGCCGAACGCTTAA
- a CDS encoding plastocyanin/azurin family copper-binding protein, with translation MRPIYRLPIALIAASILIYSGRPLAAGDGNDVLRPDNLVAWCIVPFDAKDRGPAERAAMLKELDVSHCAYDWRREHVPTFEDEILQYREHGIEFFAFWSEHPRAFELFEKYDLHPQIWKTAPSPAGDSDEARVEAAVKSLTPLVTRAGELGSKFGLYNHGGWGGEPANLVAVCRRFRELGHEHVGIVYNFHHAHGHIEDWPEVFAAMKPYLLCLNLNGMNEGAKPKIVPIGQGRHEAEMIRVVVESDYDGPIGVLDHRSEIDAREALKQNLEGLAELRKKFAKDDKPQEDRDVSATEPKSAEGEFPYDPQLISALINEASKEGDAKRGAAVFASAKTACLSCHRVGAHGGKVGPELSKIAAEKKLPHIVESIFWPKREVKPEYVVHQVLTIDGRIRSGFRHAEDDDHFTLRDANTGKLTAIPQDEIDDVFTGSTPMPAALAKAMSRRQQVDLIRFLSELGRGEDGTVTDGVPPEIDSLLARLGSHAPADFPLSKAPLEPAHWPNASHRVNRDRIYDFYTKQAEHFRRSGPPPMLLKAYPGLDGADTGHWGNQTESTWRDDRWNKMRLGSVQAGVLNLDGRRIARAICLRLGDHAVCFNPDTHTYEAFWKGGFVSYSSTRRGFLGGMKVDGKLLSLPAFKPRPQPVEYLGFHRAGNEVAFHFRAEGSEYLEIPRVVAGKLTRTIVPFEDHPFQSLLTGSDPTSPKVYETEIALGDGSPYAIDTITVPEQTEDNSLFFFGGHDFLPDGSAMLCTMQGDVWHVSGLDSGTARWRRFASGLHHPQGLVVDEDGAVFVQCRDALMRLTDEDGDGSADYYECFDKSFKTSPAGHDFICGLERDADGNFYTSSGNQGLLRIGADGESSEVIATGFRNPDGLGLLPDGTISVPASEGSWTPASMICAVTPKEIQSGGRPHFGYRGPRGGKPPSLPLAYLPRALDNSSGGQVFVDGDRWGPLSDQLLHLSFGMGSWFTVLRDEVDGVPQGAVVPMTGDFLSGVHRGRFRPQDGQLYVTGMQGWGSYTIADGCFQRVRYTGAKFQTPIGFHVHENGVRVEFAEPVAAEVATEPKSHFAQSWNYRYSGGYGSPEYSPSHPGVAGHDPLEIASAHVLDNGTSLFVEIPEIQPVSQLHLRLNVNRAGEVPTANPAGTGHDLFVTVHRLDAPFTGFPGYVERDKLIAVHPLLSDMRLNAARKPNPWRNEVKGAQPIRVLTGENLSYQTRELTVTAGEPIAFTLANPDVVPHNWVLAKRGTLRSVGELANKLIADPDAFARHYVPKTADVLVHTDVVGPGDEQTIYFKAPEEPGRYPFLCTFPGHWMVMNGTMVVGVVDE, from the coding sequence ATGCGCCCGATCTACCGCCTGCCGATTGCACTTATCGCTGCTTCGATTCTGATCTACTCGGGCCGACCGCTTGCGGCTGGTGACGGCAACGACGTTTTGCGGCCCGATAATCTGGTCGCGTGGTGCATCGTGCCTTTCGATGCGAAGGATCGCGGGCCGGCGGAACGGGCGGCGATGCTGAAGGAATTGGACGTCTCCCATTGTGCTTATGACTGGCGGCGGGAGCATGTGCCGACGTTCGAGGACGAGATTCTTCAGTACCGCGAGCACGGCATCGAATTCTTTGCCTTCTGGAGCGAACACCCGCGGGCGTTCGAGCTCTTCGAAAAGTACGACCTGCATCCGCAGATCTGGAAGACCGCACCCAGTCCTGCGGGCGACTCCGACGAGGCCCGCGTCGAAGCGGCGGTCAAGTCGCTGACGCCGTTAGTCACAAGGGCGGGCGAACTCGGTTCGAAGTTTGGCCTCTACAACCACGGCGGCTGGGGCGGAGAGCCGGCGAACCTCGTGGCGGTGTGCCGACGCTTCCGCGAACTCGGGCATGAGCACGTCGGGATCGTCTACAACTTCCATCACGCCCACGGGCATATCGAAGATTGGCCCGAAGTCTTCGCGGCGATGAAGCCTTATTTGCTGTGCCTGAATCTCAACGGGATGAACGAGGGTGCGAAGCCGAAAATCGTCCCGATCGGCCAAGGTCGGCACGAAGCCGAGATGATCCGCGTCGTTGTCGAAAGCGATTACGACGGGCCGATCGGCGTCCTCGATCACCGGAGTGAAATCGACGCCCGCGAGGCGCTCAAGCAGAATTTGGAGGGGCTTGCGGAGCTTCGAAAGAAGTTCGCCAAGGACGACAAACCGCAAGAGGATCGAGATGTCAGTGCAACCGAGCCGAAGAGCGCCGAAGGAGAATTCCCCTACGATCCGCAACTCATTTCCGCACTCATCAATGAGGCCAGCAAGGAGGGCGATGCGAAACGCGGGGCGGCCGTCTTCGCATCTGCGAAAACCGCTTGCCTCTCATGTCATCGTGTCGGAGCGCACGGCGGCAAGGTCGGGCCGGAGCTATCAAAAATTGCCGCGGAGAAGAAGCTGCCGCACATTGTGGAATCGATCTTCTGGCCCAAGCGCGAGGTCAAACCGGAGTACGTGGTGCATCAGGTGCTCACGATCGACGGCCGCATTCGATCGGGTTTTCGTCATGCCGAAGATGACGACCACTTCACCCTTCGTGACGCGAACACCGGCAAGCTCACGGCGATCCCGCAGGATGAGATCGACGATGTCTTTACCGGCAGCACGCCGATGCCCGCCGCTTTGGCGAAAGCGATGTCGCGTCGCCAACAGGTCGATCTGATCCGGTTTCTGTCGGAACTCGGTCGCGGCGAGGACGGCACCGTCACAGACGGAGTTCCTCCGGAAATTGATTCCCTGTTAGCCCGCCTCGGCTCGCACGCACCGGCTGACTTCCCTCTCTCAAAGGCACCGCTGGAACCGGCGCATTGGCCGAACGCATCGCATCGGGTCAATCGTGATCGCATCTACGATTTCTACACAAAGCAGGCGGAGCATTTCCGGCGAAGCGGTCCACCGCCGATGTTGCTGAAGGCCTATCCCGGACTCGACGGAGCCGATACCGGGCACTGGGGCAATCAGACAGAATCGACGTGGCGCGACGACCGCTGGAACAAGATGCGGCTTGGCTCGGTGCAGGCGGGCGTGCTGAATCTTGATGGTCGCCGGATCGCGCGGGCGATCTGCCTGCGGCTCGGCGACCATGCGGTCTGCTTCAATCCCGACACGCACACCTATGAGGCATTCTGGAAAGGCGGCTTCGTCAGTTATTCATCGACCCGGCGGGGCTTTCTCGGGGGGATGAAAGTCGACGGCAAACTCCTGTCGCTGCCCGCGTTCAAGCCTCGTCCACAGCCGGTCGAGTATCTGGGTTTCCACCGAGCGGGAAACGAAGTCGCGTTTCACTTTCGAGCCGAGGGCAGCGAGTATCTCGAAATCCCGCGGGTGGTTGCGGGGAAGCTCACCCGTACGATCGTCCCTTTTGAAGATCATCCGTTTCAATCGCTCTTGACCGGAAGCGATCCGACTTCGCCCAAGGTGTATGAGACGGAAATCGCCCTTGGCGACGGGTCGCCCTACGCGATCGACACGATCACGGTTCCGGAGCAGACCGAAGACAACTCGTTGTTCTTTTTCGGAGGGCACGACTTCCTGCCCGACGGCTCGGCAATGCTCTGCACGATGCAGGGGGACGTCTGGCACGTCAGCGGACTCGACTCCGGCACCGCACGATGGCGGCGATTCGCATCGGGGCTGCATCATCCGCAGGGTCTCGTCGTCGACGAAGATGGGGCGGTGTTCGTGCAGTGCCGGGACGCGTTGATGCGACTGACCGACGAGGACGGCGATGGCTCCGCCGACTATTACGAATGCTTCGACAAGTCGTTTAAGACATCGCCCGCCGGTCACGATTTTATTTGCGGGTTGGAGCGCGATGCCGACGGGAATTTCTACACCTCCTCGGGTAATCAGGGCCTGTTGAGAATCGGCGCCGATGGCGAATCGTCCGAAGTCATTGCGACCGGCTTTCGCAATCCCGACGGTCTCGGCCTGTTGCCCGATGGCACGATTTCGGTCCCCGCCTCGGAAGGCAGTTGGACGCCGGCCTCGATGATCTGTGCGGTCACACCGAAAGAAATCCAAAGCGGTGGTCGTCCGCACTTCGGCTATCGCGGTCCGCGGGGCGGCAAGCCGCCGTCGTTGCCGTTGGCTTATCTACCGCGAGCCCTCGACAACTCCAGCGGCGGACAGGTCTTCGTCGACGGCGATCGCTGGGGTCCGCTCAGCGATCAGCTCTTGCATCTTTCATTCGGAATGGGCTCGTGGTTTACGGTCCTGCGTGACGAAGTTGACGGCGTTCCGCAGGGGGCCGTGGTGCCGATGACCGGGGACTTTCTCTCCGGTGTGCATCGGGGTCGCTTCCGTCCGCAGGATGGCCAGCTCTATGTCACCGGTATGCAGGGCTGGGGTTCTTATACGATCGCCGATGGATGCTTTCAGCGGGTGCGATATACAGGGGCGAAGTTTCAGACTCCGATTGGCTTTCACGTGCACGAGAACGGGGTACGCGTTGAGTTCGCCGAGCCGGTTGCCGCAGAAGTCGCCACCGAACCGAAAAGCCACTTCGCCCAAAGCTGGAACTACCGCTACAGCGGCGGCTACGGCTCCCCCGAGTACTCGCCATCGCACCCCGGCGTTGCCGGTCATGACCCGCTCGAGATCGCATCTGCTCATGTCCTGGACAACGGGACGTCGCTCTTCGTGGAGATTCCCGAGATCCAGCCGGTCAGCCAATTGCATCTGCGATTGAACGTCAATCGCGCGGGCGAAGTCCCGACGGCAAACCCCGCGGGAACCGGGCACGACCTGTTCGTCACGGTTCACCGTCTCGACGCCCCCTTCACCGGCTTCCCCGGCTACGTCGAGCGGGACAAGCTGATCGCCGTTCATCCGCTGCTATCGGACATGCGGCTCAATGCGGCGCGGAAGCCGAACCCGTGGCGGAACGAGGTCAAAGGCGCTCAGCCGATCCGCGTCCTGACGGGTGAGAATCTCAGCTATCAGACTCGCGAGTTGACGGTCACCGCCGGGGAGCCGATCGCCTTCACGCTCGCCAATCCCGATGTCGTGCCGCACAACTGGGTGCTCGCCAAACGCGGCACGCTGCGAAGTGTTGGCGAACTCGCCAACAAGCTGATCGCCGATCCCGACGCCTTCGCCCGGCACTACGTCCCGAAGACGGCCGACGTGCTCGTGCATACCGATGTCGTGGGTCCGGGCGACGAGCAAACGATCTACTTCAAGGCCCCTGAAGAACCGGGGCGCTACCCGTTCCTATGCACCTTTCCGGGTCACTGGATGGTCATGAACGGGACGATGGTCGTAGGAGTTGTGGATGAGTGA
- a CDS encoding FliA/WhiG family RNA polymerase sigma factor — protein MTTHTKYAGARTKAEDVTDVWKAFKVDQSDQALRNRLIERYLPLVRYNAERVWQRLPEGVDMNDLISAGVFGLMDAIDAFDLERGVKFETYCVPRIRGAMLDELRTMDWVPRLVRSKASKLEAARKSAEAEHGRPPTDQEIAGKMQLPIEEFEKLKTEASAVNLVSLNKKWYETDSYKDVREVDILEDSKGEDPTLGLQKRDVMKLVTKGLNRNERLIIILYYYEELTMKDIGQTLGLSESRVSQMHSSIVARLKDQLRRRRPEFG, from the coding sequence ATGACGACACACACGAAATATGCCGGCGCACGAACCAAGGCCGAGGATGTCACCGATGTCTGGAAGGCCTTTAAGGTCGACCAATCGGATCAGGCACTTCGCAATCGCCTGATCGAGCGATACCTGCCTCTTGTACGCTACAACGCCGAACGTGTCTGGCAGCGACTGCCCGAGGGGGTCGACATGAACGACCTCATCAGTGCGGGCGTCTTCGGCCTGATGGACGCGATCGATGCGTTCGATCTGGAACGCGGCGTTAAGTTCGAAACGTATTGCGTGCCGCGAATTCGCGGGGCCATGCTCGACGAACTCCGTACGATGGACTGGGTCCCTCGGCTCGTTCGCAGCAAAGCCTCAAAGCTCGAAGCGGCCCGCAAATCGGCCGAAGCCGAACACGGTCGGCCACCGACCGATCAGGAAATCGCCGGCAAGATGCAATTGCCGATCGAAGAGTTCGAAAAACTGAAGACCGAAGCCTCGGCCGTCAATCTCGTCAGTCTCAATAAGAAATGGTACGAGACCGACAGTTATAAAGACGTCCGCGAAGTCGACATCCTCGAAGACTCGAAGGGCGAAGATCCGACGCTCGGCCTGCAGAAGCGGGACGTGATGAAGCTCGTCACAAAGGGCCTCAATCGCAACGAGCGGCTGATCATCATCCTTTATTACTACGAAGAGCTGACGATGAAGGACATCGGCCAGACGCTCGGCCTCTCTGAAAGCCGCGTTAGCCAGATGCACTCGAGCATCGTCGCACGCCTCAAAGACCAACTCCGCCGTCGTCGACCGGAATTCGGTTGA